GCCGCCGCGCCGCTCACCGTCGTCGCCGGGGTCATCACCACCGGGTACGCCGTCACCGGGATCACCGGGCTGCCGATCGCCTTCCTGGTCGTGGGCGCCGTGCTGGCGGTCTTCGCGGTCGGGTACGTGGCGATGGCCCGGCACCTGGCCAACGCCGGCGCGTTCTACACCTACGTCACCAGAGGGCTCGGCCGCCCGGCCGGCATCGCGGCGGCCTGGGTGGCGCTGATCGCGTACAACACGCTGCAGGTCGCCCTCTACGGCGCGTTCGGCGTGGCGACCGCGCCGCTGCTGGAAGGGTGGCTGGGCGTCACGCCCGCCTGGTGGGTCGTCTCGCTGGCCGCCTGGGCGCTCGTCGCGGCGCTCGGCCTGGCGCGGGTGGACGTCAACGGCCGCCTGCTGGCCGTGCTGCTGACCGCCGAGGTGGCGGTCATCCTGCTGTTCGACCTGGCCGACCTGATCAACCCGGCGGCGGCCGGCCACACCTTGGAGACGCTGTCGCCGGCCGCGCTGTTCGTGCCGGGCGTGGGGGCGCTGCTGGTGCTGGCGACGTTGGGGTTCGTCGGGTTCGAGTCGTCCGTGGTGTTCTCCGAGGAGAGCAGGCAGCCGCGGCGTACGGTGCCGGTGGCGACGTACGCGTCCGTGACGATCATCGCCCTGGTGTACGCGCTGTCGGCGTGGGCGATGACCGTCGCCACGGGGCCCGACGCCATCGTGGCCACCGCGCGGCGCGACCAGGCGGACACCATCTTCGTGCTGGCCGGGGCGCACCTGGGCCCCGTCGTGGTGGACCTCGCCAGGGTGCTCTTCGCCACCAGCGTCCTGGCCGCGATGATCTCCTTCCACAACACCAGCTCCCGCTACTTCTTCGCGCTCGGCCGCGAGCGGGTGCTGCCGGCCTTCTTCGCCAGGACCCGGGCCCGCAGCGGGGCGCCCCAGGCGGGCTCGCTCGCGCAGAGCGTGCTCGGCCTGGCCACGATCCTGTTCTACGCGGCCCTCGGCCTCGACCCGCTCGTGCGGCTCTTCTTCTACGGCGGCGCGTTCGGTGGGCTCGGCGTGCTGCTGCTGCTCTTCCTGACGTCCATCGCGATCATCGTCTTCTTCGCCCGGCAGCCGAGCGGCGAGACGCTCGGCCGGCGGGTGATCGCGCCCGTGCCCGCCGCGATCGCGCTGGCCGTGATGGTGTGGCTGGCGCTGGACAACTTCTGGGCGCTGCTGGGCGTGCCGGAGGGCGACGCCCTGGCGTGGGTGCTGCCGGCCGTCTACGGGGTCGCGGCGGCGCTCGGGGTGGTGTGGGCGTTCGTGCTGCGTGCCGGACGGCCCGCCGTTTACGCTGCGGTGGGGACGGGCGCCAAGGTCGCCGGCGTCCCCGACGGCGCTTGATCGACGAGAGGAGACCTGGGCCGATGGCAGAGACGTTCCCAGCAGGGCCGGCGGAGGCGTTCGGGCCGTGGCCGGTGTACCACCGCGAGAGCGGGGCGGCGTTCGCCTTACGGCCCGCCGTCCGCCTGGCGACGGCGGACGACGCGCAGCGGGTCGCCGAGCTGATCGCGACCGCCTTCGCGGGGCTGCGCCCCATGGCCTACCTGGTGCCCAGCCGCCGGGATCGGCACCGGGTCATGACCGCCAACTACCGGATCTTCGTGGAGCACGCCGTCGAGCACGGCGAGATCCACCTCATCGACGACGGCCCCGCGGTGGCGGTGTGGTTCCCCTACACCTCGCCGCTGCCCGCCCCCGACGACTACGACCGCAGGCTGGCCGCGGCCACCGGCGAGTGGGTGGACCGCTTCCGCACGCTGGACGAGCTGTTCGAGCAGAACCACCCGGCGGACCCGCACCACCACCTGGCGTTCCTGGCGGTGCACCCCGACCGGCAGAACGAGGGGCTGGGCACGGCCCTGCTGCAGTACCAGCACGCCAGGCTGGACGGGCTGCCCGCCTACCTGGAGGCCAGCGACCCGCGCAACCGCGACCTGTACGCCCGGCACGGCTACCAGGCACGCGAGCCGTTCGCGCTGCCGGACGGCACCCTGTACTGGCCGATGTGGCGGCCGGGGAGCGATTTGTGAGGCGTCACAGATTTGACCGCTGACATTTACTCCCCTGTCCAGTTCACAGAATGACGAGCATGGCTCATCGTGTGTCTGCGAATCCAACCGCGACCACGGGAGAGCCCACATGCGCCGCCGTACCTTCCTGACAGCCGTGCCCGCGTCGGTGGCGTTCTCGGGGGCGGTGTGGCACGAGGCCGTGGCGTCGGTGTCCGCCGGGGCGAGCCCGTACGGGCCGCTCGGCGCGCCCGACGCCAACGGCATGGCGTTACCCGCCGGCTTCACCGGGCGCGTGGTGGCCAGGTCGGGCCGCAGCGTCGGCGGCACGCTCTGGCACCCGGCGCCCGACGGCGGCGCCTGCTTCCCCGACGGCACCGGCTGGATCTACGTGTCCAACTCGGAGGTGCCGCTGATCGGCGGCGCCTCGGCGATCAGGTTCAGGGCGGACGGGTCGATCGAGCGCGCGTACCGGATCCTGAGCGGCACGAACCTCAACTGCGCCGGCGGTGCCACCCCCTGGAACACCTGGCTGTCGTGCGAGGAGATCTTCCGCGGCCGGGTGTACGAGACCGACCCGTACGGCACCCGCGCGGCCCAGCCCCGCCCCGCCATGGGCCGCTTCAAGCACGAGGCCGCCGCCTGCGACCCCGACCGCCGGGTCGTCTACCTGACCGAGGACGAGAGCGACGGCTGCTTCTACCGGTTCACCCCCACGACCTGGGGAGACCTGTCCAGCGGGCGGCTGGAGGTGCTGTGCGGCGACGGCGCCGGGTGGCGCGAGGTCCCCGATCCCACGCCCGGCGTGCTGGCGCGCCAGACCAGGCACCAGGTGCCGGAGGCCAGGCACTTCGACGGCGGCGAGGGCTGCCACTACGCCGCCGGCGTCTGCTACTTCACCGCCAAGGGCGACCGCAGGGTGTGGGCGTACGACACCGCCCGCCAGACCGTCACCGCGATCTACGACGGCACCGGCACGCTCGACGGCGTGGACAACGTCACCGGCCTGAGAGGCGACCTCTACGTCGCCGAGGACGGCGGCAACATGGAGATCAACATCATCACACCCGACGGCGTGGTGGCCCCGATCATGCGCCTCGACGGGCAGGCGCGGTCGGAGATCACCGGGCCCGCGTTCTCGTTCGACGGGACCCGGCTCTACTTCTCCTCCCAGCGCGGCACCAGCGGCGAGTCCGCGGGCACCGGAGGCATCACCTACGAGGTGACCGGCCCCTTCCGCCGCTGACCCCGGTCCTTCCGCGCCGACCGGCCACGGATTCCGCACCCCCCACCCCCCTGCCGGAAGGAGTCCCCCATGGTCCGCCGCACGATCCTCCTGCTCACCGCGGTCTGGCTCGCCCTCTCCCTCTCCCCGCCCGCGCACGCCCAGGCCGAGGTGTACGTGGCCCTGGGCGACTCGGCCGCCGCCGGCCCGCTCGTGCCCAACCAGATCCACCTCGGCTGCCTGCGCTCCGACCGCAACTACCCGCGCCTGACCGCCCAGGCCATCGGCGCCGCCACCTTCCGCGACGCGACCTGCTCGGGCGCCGAGACGGAGGACATGTACCAGCCGCAGAGCACCGAGCTGGGCGACGTGCCGCCCCAGCTCGACGCGCTCAGCCCGGACACCACGCTGGTCACGGTGCAGATCGGGGCCAACGACGTCGGCCTGACCGACTTCATCGAGGACTGCCTGAACCTGCTGCCCCCGCCGATCGGCGACGCCTGCAACGACGACTACAACGTGGGCGGCCAGGACAAGTGGCGGGTCGACACCGACGCGCTGCGGCCCCACCTGCTCACCCTGGTCTCCGACATCCGCGCGCGGGCCCCGCAGGCCAGGATCTTCATGGTGGGCTACGGCACCTACGCGCGCCGGGACGGCTGCTACCCGCGCGTGCCGATCATCAGGGCGGACGCGAACTACATCAGGGCCACGCTGATGTACTTCAACCAGATGCTGGCCGAGCAGGCCGCCGCGGCCGGCGTGGGCTTCATCGACCTGCAGACGCCGAGCGTCGGCCACGACCCGTGCGCCTCGGCCGGCACGCGGTGGATCGAGCCGTACGTGCCCGCCTCGCCCGCCGCCCCGTTCCACCCGAACGCGGCCGGGATGCGCGGCTTCGCGGCCGCCGTGACAGCGGCGGTCACGGGCGCCCAGCGGTGAGTCCGGCGCTCACCGGGGTCTGGTGAGGCGGCGGGCCGCCAGGGCGGCTCCGATCCGCTGGAGGTGGGCCGGGTCCATCGGGTCCAGCCCTGTCAGGACGACGACCCTGCGCAGGCGGTAGTCGACGGTGTTCGGATGCACGTGCAGCAGCTCGGCGGTGCGCCGCCGGTCCAGGCCCGTGTCCAGGTACGCCGTCAGCGTCGTGAGCAGGTCGGGGTTGTCGAGCAGCGGGTCGAGCAGCCCGGCCAGCAGCGCCGTGGCCTGGCTCGACCGGGTGAGCTGGTATTCGAGCAGCACGTCGGCCAGCCGGTAGCCGCCCGGCGGCTGCTCGAAGACCCGTACCACCTCCAGCACCTCCTCCACCAGGCGCGCCGCCGCCGGCACGTCCTGCGGCGGCGCGCACTCGGCGGCCAGCCACACGGGCACGCCCGCGGCCTTGGCCGCCACTCGCGCCAGCTCGCCGGGCTCCGGCTCCTCCCCCTGGAGCGGCACGAGCACCAGCCCGCCCGCCGGGTCGAGCGCGGGCAGCACCGGGTCGGCCGCGTACCGCTGCAGCGCCGTCCTGAGCCGGTGCAGCTTGCGCCGCCCGGCGACCGGGGCGCCCGGCCCGTCCTCGTCGGGATGCCGCCCGGCCGCCACGGCCAGCACCAGGTAGCGCGGCGGCAGCCGCACGCCGGCCAGCGCAGCCCTGTCGCCGCCGAGCAGCGCGGCGACCGTGGCGTGCATGGCGTGCTGCTCCTGGCTGAGCAGGCTCTCGCGCTCCTCCACGTACGCCGAGCAGACGGCGGCCGTGGCGGCCTCCATGTAGAGCAGGACGATCCGGCCGGCCTCCAGCACGTCGTCCAGGTCGTCCGGCCGGGCGCCCGCGAACAGCCGCTCGCACACCATCCGCGCCCCCAGGTGGTAGGCCGCCAGCAGCGCCTCCAGCGGCACCCCCTCCTGCGCCCGGCGGGCCGCCGACTCCCGCAACGGCGCCAGGTCGGCCCTGCCGGGCGGGCGGCGCTCCCGGAAGGCGCGGGAGATCAGGCGCAGGTTGTGCTCGGTGATCGCGGTGATGTCGCCGTCCAGCTCCTCCTTCGGCAGCCGCCGGTAGACGGGGAGCCGCTCGGCGAACCCCCGTACGAGCTGCCTGGCCAGCTTGGCGATCTGGCGGTCGAGCAGCTCGTGCATCGGGCACCCGGCCAGGGTGAGAACCACGCTCGAACCCTCCCAGATCCCCACGCGCCGGTGAAGGCCCCGCCGTGATTCACGGCAGCGTTCATGAAGTCATGGAAAGCACAGGCCGGATGTAACTTTTCACACAGTTCGCACCCCGGGTCCGCGCTTACCCTCTCGCGCTATGAGGCAGTCGCTGACCGTGCTCCTGCTCGGCTCGCCTGAGCTCTCCGTCGGGGGCACGCCCGTGGGCGTGCGCTCCGCCAAGGCCCGCGCCCTGCTCTGCTACCTCGCCGCCACGGCCGCGCCCCGGCCGCGCGCCGAGCTGGCCGCGCTCCTGTGGGGCGAGCGGCCGGACGCCAACGCCCGGGGCAGCCTGCGCCTGGCCCTGTCCGAGCTGCGCAAGGAGGTCGGCGGCTGGCTGGACGTCACCCGCGAGCACGTACGCCTGCGCGCGGCCGACGCCTGCTTCGTGGACCGCCGCCACCTCGCCCAGGCGCCCACCGTGGCGGAGGCCCTGCGGCTGTGGCGGGGGAACTTCATGGACGGGGTGTCCTTCTGCGACGCG
The nucleotide sequence above comes from Nonomuraea gerenzanensis. Encoded proteins:
- a CDS encoding APC family permease — encoded protein: MPSTSAPGAGPDPVAGRLAADRLGAPTVVYFVLSAAAPLTVVAGVITTGYAVTGITGLPIAFLVVGAVLAVFAVGYVAMARHLANAGAFYTYVTRGLGRPAGIAAAWVALIAYNTLQVALYGAFGVATAPLLEGWLGVTPAWWVVSLAAWALVAALGLARVDVNGRLLAVLLTAEVAVILLFDLADLINPAAAGHTLETLSPAALFVPGVGALLVLATLGFVGFESSVVFSEESRQPRRTVPVATYASVTIIALVYALSAWAMTVATGPDAIVATARRDQADTIFVLAGAHLGPVVVDLARVLFATSVLAAMISFHNTSSRYFFALGRERVLPAFFARTRARSGAPQAGSLAQSVLGLATILFYAALGLDPLVRLFFYGGAFGGLGVLLLLFLTSIAIIVFFARQPSGETLGRRVIAPVPAAIALAVMVWLALDNFWALLGVPEGDALAWVLPAVYGVAAALGVVWAFVLRAGRPAVYAAVGTGAKVAGVPDGA
- a CDS encoding GNAT family N-acetyltransferase — protein: MAETFPAGPAEAFGPWPVYHRESGAAFALRPAVRLATADDAQRVAELIATAFAGLRPMAYLVPSRRDRHRVMTANYRIFVEHAVEHGEIHLIDDGPAVAVWFPYTSPLPAPDDYDRRLAAATGEWVDRFRTLDELFEQNHPADPHHHLAFLAVHPDRQNEGLGTALLQYQHARLDGLPAYLEASDPRNRDLYARHGYQAREPFALPDGTLYWPMWRPGSDL
- a CDS encoding alkaline phosphatase PhoX, which encodes MRRRTFLTAVPASVAFSGAVWHEAVASVSAGASPYGPLGAPDANGMALPAGFTGRVVARSGRSVGGTLWHPAPDGGACFPDGTGWIYVSNSEVPLIGGASAIRFRADGSIERAYRILSGTNLNCAGGATPWNTWLSCEEIFRGRVYETDPYGTRAAQPRPAMGRFKHEAAACDPDRRVVYLTEDESDGCFYRFTPTTWGDLSSGRLEVLCGDGAGWREVPDPTPGVLARQTRHQVPEARHFDGGEGCHYAAGVCYFTAKGDRRVWAYDTARQTVTAIYDGTGTLDGVDNVTGLRGDLYVAEDGGNMEINIITPDGVVAPIMRLDGQARSEITGPAFSFDGTRLYFSSQRGTSGESAGTGGITYEVTGPFRR
- a CDS encoding SGNH/GDSL hydrolase family protein; its protein translation is MVRRTILLLTAVWLALSLSPPAHAQAEVYVALGDSAAAGPLVPNQIHLGCLRSDRNYPRLTAQAIGAATFRDATCSGAETEDMYQPQSTELGDVPPQLDALSPDTTLVTVQIGANDVGLTDFIEDCLNLLPPPIGDACNDDYNVGGQDKWRVDTDALRPHLLTLVSDIRARAPQARIFMVGYGTYARRDGCYPRVPIIRADANYIRATLMYFNQMLAEQAAAAGVGFIDLQTPSVGHDPCASAGTRWIEPYVPASPAAPFHPNAAGMRGFAAAVTAAVTGAQR
- a CDS encoding PucR family transcriptional regulator produces the protein MVLTLAGCPMHELLDRQIAKLARQLVRGFAERLPVYRRLPKEELDGDITAITEHNLRLISRAFRERRPPGRADLAPLRESAARRAQEGVPLEALLAAYHLGARMVCERLFAGARPDDLDDVLEAGRIVLLYMEAATAAVCSAYVEERESLLSQEQHAMHATVAALLGGDRAALAGVRLPPRYLVLAVAAGRHPDEDGPGAPVAGRRKLHRLRTALQRYAADPVLPALDPAGGLVLVPLQGEEPEPGELARVAAKAAGVPVWLAAECAPPQDVPAAARLVEEVLEVVRVFEQPPGGYRLADVLLEYQLTRSSQATALLAGLLDPLLDNPDLLTTLTAYLDTGLDRRRTAELLHVHPNTVDYRLRRVVVLTGLDPMDPAHLQRIGAALAARRLTRPR